From the genome of Papaver somniferum cultivar HN1 chromosome 2, ASM357369v1, whole genome shotgun sequence, one region includes:
- the LOC113352915 gene encoding non-specific lipid-transfer protein-like 1, whose translation MANSTLKSAALLDQMKLHLATDAGKDLVKKIGLVYQINIAPKKMGIDEESFVVDLKKGEVTKGPCEGKPDAAFSFQDDDFLKVATGKMNPQIAFMRGKMKVKGSLSAAQKFTPDIFPKPSKM comes from the exons ATGGCGAATTCAACCCTAAAATCTGCTGCGTTACTTGatcagatgaagcttcatcttgcTACTGATGCTGGTAAAGACCTCGTTAAAAAGATTGGTCTCGTTTATCAAATCAACATCGCTCCTAAG AAAATGGGAATTGATGAAGAAAGCTTTGTTGTTGACTTGAAGAAAGGAGAAGTTACTAAAG GGCCATGTGAAGGAAAACCAGATGCTGCCTTTTCCTTCCAGGATGATGATTTTCTTAAGGTTGCCACTGGAAAAATGAACCCTCAAATTGCGTTTATGAG GGGGAAAATGAAAGTTAAGGGTAGCTTGAGTGCTGCACAGAAGTTTACTCCTGACATTTTCCCAAAGCCTTCAAAAATGTAA